A genomic region of Cyanobacterium sp. T60_A2020_053 contains the following coding sequences:
- a CDS encoding glycosyltransferase family 39 protein: MKDINVNRKDRKINEQVIWILGIGLIWRTIIASFLPPGYDEAYYYLYSKYLDWSYFDHPLLVAFTTGIGVWLTSIVNQFTIRIGCLILHTVSLYLLYLTAKKLFNPQAGYFTLLIASLIPIFNIAFGVLTLPDVPLMFFWTLTLYFASEEFFRQREYQPSYRLILICVAVGGACLGKYHGFTLGFSLIGFCLSAPHHRQVFKSVWLWWGLLSFVVILFPLWYWNWQHDWISLGFQLSGRFEGGERHINLLNFLVYFLATVGYLFPSFGFPLWWIAIKATLMEILQRPHYPSQLILWFSLPLMVGFTLLGAVTQILPTWALAGFWSMTILLGYYTSVWTREFPRRVKNWLIISGGMINTLLLIGLLHFTTGLLQNPNQYPFPIGFISPENDPSNELLDVVQLGREFQSSPQFQQVINNSDFVFTNVYYLGGYLAMALAQNEATKDMPVTCFSNDARGFSFWLPLQQFLGKNALYITTETFGSDEEANQEFANYFADFNRITEITVKRAGAVTETVYVYEGKNFQTIPN; the protein is encoded by the coding sequence ATGAAGGATATTAATGTCAATCGAAAAGATCGAAAAATCAATGAGCAAGTTATCTGGATTCTTGGCATTGGTTTAATTTGGCGCACGATAATTGCTTCTTTTTTACCGCCGGGTTATGACGAAGCCTACTATTATCTATATAGCAAATACCTTGATTGGAGTTATTTTGATCATCCTCTGTTAGTGGCATTTACTACGGGTATCGGGGTTTGGTTAACAAGCATAGTTAATCAATTCACTATACGAATAGGCTGTTTAATTTTACATACTGTTAGTTTATATTTACTATATTTGACGGCAAAAAAATTATTTAATCCTCAAGCTGGTTATTTTACGTTACTTATTGCTTCTCTCATCCCGATTTTTAATATCGCTTTTGGGGTGTTAACTCTTCCCGATGTGCCTTTGATGTTTTTTTGGACTTTAACGTTATATTTTGCCAGTGAGGAATTTTTTAGACAGAGAGAATATCAGCCTAGTTATCGTTTAATTTTAATTTGTGTAGCGGTGGGGGGCGCTTGTTTGGGGAAATATCATGGTTTTACTCTTGGCTTTAGTTTAATTGGTTTTTGTCTCAGCGCCCCTCACCATCGGCAAGTATTTAAGTCTGTGTGGCTATGGTGGGGTTTATTATCATTTGTGGTGATATTATTTCCCCTCTGGTATTGGAATTGGCAACATGATTGGATTTCTCTCGGTTTTCAATTATCGGGGCGTTTTGAGGGGGGAGAAAGACATATTAATCTACTTAATTTCTTAGTGTATTTTTTAGCAACGGTAGGTTATTTATTTCCTAGTTTTGGTTTTCCCTTGTGGTGGATTGCCATTAAAGCAACATTGATGGAAATTTTACAGCGCCCTCACTACCCCAGTCAATTAATCCTCTGGTTTTCATTACCTCTGATGGTGGGTTTTACCTTGTTAGGTGCGGTAACACAAATATTACCCACATGGGCATTAGCTGGGTTTTGGAGTATGACAATATTATTAGGCTACTATACCAGCGTTTGGACGAGAGAATTTCCCCGACGGGTGAAAAATTGGTTAATTATCTCTGGAGGAATGATTAACACTCTTTTATTAATTGGTTTACTACATTTTACAACAGGATTATTACAAAATCCTAATCAGTATCCTTTTCCCATCGGTTTCATTAGCCCTGAAAATGATCCTTCCAATGAACTTTTGGACGTGGTACAATTAGGGCGAGAATTTCAATCATCGCCACAATTTCAACAGGTAATTAATAACAGTGATTTTGTGTTTACCAATGTCTATTATTTAGGCGGTTATTTAGCCATGGCATTGGCTCAAAATGAAGCAACTAAAGATATGCCCGTAACTTGCTTTAGTAATGATGCGCGCGGTTTTAGTTTTTGGCTTCCTCTCCAGCAATTTTTAGGCAAAAATGCCCTTTATATTACTACCGAAACTTTTGGTAGTGATGAAGAAGCTAACCAAGAATTTGCTAATTATTTTGCTGATTTTAACCGTATTACTGAGATAACGGTGAAGCGCGCTGGGGCAGTTACCGAAACCGTTTATGTTTATGAAGGGAAAAATTTTCAAACTATCCCTAATTAG
- the gshA gene encoding glutamate--cysteine ligase, with translation MLLSKGFEVEVYTGTQQGEVVGLSSQIVRDVPGFVREPDNRNVEYTTAPLCNYERLLCALLRPRRDLRHYLQSLGDYTIVPGSTLSLGDSNKFYRSDPDNHYHDYIEATYHTKIVTASIHINIGIEDTEKLIQAYRLIRLEAPLLLALSASSPFLDNKVTGYHSTRWQLFPQTPLSVPLFADHHGFARWTEEQLKLGTMQNVRHLWSSVRPNGDNRPYSLNRLELRICDLVLNPIHLLAITAILEARIFQILEDDTLDPLQQSIIKTGDLEAELLKITKYNEQAVSKNSLDAILYHWYDGREITARQWLEQLLPELFPLAKAKGFGCFLSPTYKILEEGNQAQQWLKKYEQGMAVKEIITEAIQLTYLQEIEFSDKLCQQVVIA, from the coding sequence TTGCTATTATCAAAGGGATTCGAGGTTGAAGTCTATACAGGCACACAACAAGGGGAAGTGGTGGGTTTATCAAGCCAAATCGTCCGAGATGTACCCGGTTTTGTGCGCGAACCTGACAACCGTAACGTAGAATATACTACAGCGCCCCTCTGCAATTACGAGCGCCTGTTATGTGCTTTGTTGCGCCCGCGCCGAGATTTACGCCACTATTTACAATCTCTTGGGGATTATACCATCGTACCGGGTAGCACCCTTTCCCTTGGTGATAGTAATAAATTTTATCGCTCTGATCCTGACAATCACTACCATGATTATATTGAAGCAACCTATCATACTAAAATTGTTACCGCTAGTATTCATATCAATATCGGTATCGAAGACACAGAAAAACTCATCCAAGCCTATCGCTTAATCCGCCTTGAAGCGCCCCTCCTCCTTGCTTTGAGTGCCTCGTCTCCCTTCCTCGATAACAAAGTAACTGGCTACCATTCCACCCGTTGGCAACTATTTCCCCAAACTCCCTTGAGTGTACCACTTTTCGCTGATCACCACGGCTTCGCGCGCTGGACAGAAGAACAACTAAAATTAGGTACAATGCAAAATGTAAGACATTTGTGGTCTTCTGTAAGACCAAATGGAGATAATCGCCCCTATAGTCTCAACCGCTTAGAATTAAGGATTTGTGACCTAGTTTTAAATCCCATTCACTTACTCGCCATCACCGCTATATTAGAAGCAAGAATATTTCAAATTTTAGAAGATGATACCCTAGACCCGTTACAACAAAGTATTATTAAGACGGGGGATTTAGAAGCAGAATTACTGAAAATCACTAAATATAACGAACAAGCGGTTAGTAAAAATAGCTTAGATGCTATCCTTTATCATTGGTATGACGGCAGAGAAATTACCGCCCGACAATGGTTAGAGCAACTTTTGCCCGAATTATTTCCCCTCGCCAAAGCAAAAGGTTTTGGTTGTTTCCTCAGCCCTACCTATAAAATTTTAGAGGAAGGAAATCAAGCCCAACAGTGGTTAAAAAAATATGAACAAGGTATGGCTGTTAAAGAAATTATCACGGAAGCCATCCAATTAACTTATTTACAAGAAATAGAATTTTCTGATAAACTCTGTCAACAAGTGGTAATTGCTTAA